Proteins encoded in a region of the Lemur catta isolate mLemCat1 chromosome 14, mLemCat1.pri, whole genome shotgun sequence genome:
- the C14H10orf120 gene encoding LOW QUALITY PROTEIN: uncharacterized protein C10orf120 homolog (The sequence of the model RefSeq protein was modified relative to this genomic sequence to represent the inferred CDS: substituted 1 base at 1 genomic stop codon), which produces MEETVNSSPAYCRSMIREWDNGYQRTGKQSARDLGAQERQKGEGKSNKKNEKRVRIFNTSCSFQHEDRLCFPEDPCSVSPLGIWTKFCRSDPRIALGKYSPLEKEIIRLGGIHTIAARRFLTYKQKEEWKMLKKLQLLSPDYKXAIEYTKQHSSACATCGPLEKIWTAKVIVPPEEFKMPQREKMNIHKHIERMQIARALRNEQLLPDVERFRGASFLSGVGLGPLAKDKAKQGDNCDPNYYNKVNQEKKEEAEGKTTERQQIKMNIVFKSEEPKKKLKYCGNDCKPFLSTKKRERSITGLTNRNRFRLAEFPGDLMLMNQDFISRRAHPNDAINTYNLEEERLWKQHMYDVAPYRY; this is translated from the exons ATGGAGGAGACTGTGAACAGTAGCCCAG CCTACTGCCGAAGTATGATCAGAGAATGGGACAATGGCTATCAGAGGACTGGGAAACAAAGTGCTAGAGACCTAGGGGCCCAGGAAAgacagaagggagaagggaagtcaAACAAGAAGAATGAAAAACGAGTCAGAATATTTAACACCAGCTGTTCCTTTCAGCATGAAGACCGCCTGTGTTTCCCAGAGGATCCGTGTTCTGTGTCACCACTGGG GATATGGACCAAATTCTGCAGATCGGACCCACGTATTGCCCTCGGGAAATATTCTCCCTTGGAAAAAGAGATCATA CGTCTAGGTGGCATTCATACCATAGCAGCAAGAAGGTTTTTGACTTATAAGcagaaggaagaatggaaaatGCTCAAGAAACTACAGTTGCTGTCTCCAGACTACAAATAGGCAATAGAATATACAAAACAACATTCCTCTGCTTGTGCTACTTGTGGACCGCTAGAAAAAATATGGACAGCAAAGGTGATTGTGCCCCCAGAGGAGTTTAAAATGCCACAACGAGAGAagatgaacatccacaagcacATAGAAAGGATGCAGATTGCTCGAGCCCTGAGAAATGAGCAGCTATTACCTGACGTTGAAAGGTTTAGAGGCGCCTCGTTTCTATCAGGAGTGGGCCTGGGCCCTCTGGCAAAAGACAAGGCCAAGCAAGGGGACAACTGTGACCCCAATTATTATAATAAGGTTAatcaagagaagaaagaggaggcagaaggcaaaaccacagaaagacaacaaataaaaatgaacatagtTTTCAAgtcagaagaaccaaaaaaaaaattaaaatactgtggAAATGATTGCAAACCATTTCTCTCCACAAAGAAACGGGAACGGTCTATCACAGGCCTAACAAACCGAAATCGTTTCCGATTAGCTGAATTCCCTGGAGACTTAATGCTAATGAATCAGGATTTTATATCACGGAGAGCCCACCCCAATGATGCAATCAACACCTACAATCTGGAAGAAGAGAGGCTCTGGAAACAGCACATGTACGATGTGGCTCCTTATCgttattaa
- the LOC123649975 gene encoding carbohydrate-binding protein AQN-1-like isoform X2, translating into MHQRGHPKAAAASAAYATEPGECGGLYTDGKGKIINYVGPETECVWTFKLDPDLKAMVGFPFFKFEGAPKNCEKEYVEVIDGPPGSKSLGRMCNAYSTFIASSSNIITVKYSRIPSHPPSFFEVYYFPKSY; encoded by the exons ATGCATCAGAGGGGGCATCCAAAGG CTGCAGCCGCTTCAGCTGCGTATGCCACAG AGCCCGGCGAGTGTGGGGGTCTCTACACAGACGGCAAAGGCAAGATCATCAACTACGTCGGCCCAGAGACTGAGTGCGTCTGGACTTTCAAGCTGGACCCCGATTTGAAAGCCATGGTGGGATTTCCTTTCTTCAA GTTTGAAGGTGCTCCTAAAAACTGTGAGAAAGAGTATGTGGAGGTCATCGATGGCCCTCCAGGGTCTAAGTCCCTTGGCAGGATGTGTAACGCCTACAGCACATTCATTGCATCTTCTTCCAACATCATCACCGTCAAATACTCCAGAATACCCAGCCACCCGCCCTCTTTCTTCGAAGTGTATTACTTTCCTAAGAGCTACTAG
- the LOC123649975 gene encoding carbohydrate-binding protein AQN-1-like isoform X1, whose translation MGVSRALAWALLLSTAAAASAAYATEPGECGGLYTDGKGKIINYVGPETECVWTFKLDPDLKAMVGFPFFKFEGAPKNCEKEYVEVIDGPPGSKSLGRMCNAYSTFIASSSNIITVKYSRIPSHPPSFFEVYYFPKSY comes from the exons ATGGGCGTGTCCAGAGCCTTGGCCTGGGCACTGCTGCTCAGCACAG CTGCAGCCGCTTCAGCTGCGTATGCCACAG AGCCCGGCGAGTGTGGGGGTCTCTACACAGACGGCAAAGGCAAGATCATCAACTACGTCGGCCCAGAGACTGAGTGCGTCTGGACTTTCAAGCTGGACCCCGATTTGAAAGCCATGGTGGGATTTCCTTTCTTCAA GTTTGAAGGTGCTCCTAAAAACTGTGAGAAAGAGTATGTGGAGGTCATCGATGGCCCTCCAGGGTCTAAGTCCCTTGGCAGGATGTGTAACGCCTACAGCACATTCATTGCATCTTCTTCCAACATCATCACCGTCAAATACTCCAGAATACCCAGCCACCCGCCCTCTTTCTTCGAAGTGTATTACTTTCCTAAGAGCTACTAG